The Thermosynechococcus sp. genome has a segment encoding these proteins:
- a CDS encoding phage holin family protein: MWGLLITWIVTSISLFIVSRLSFLGVEIDKFSTALWSAIVFGLLNATLGAVLKFVTFPFIFLTFGLVALIINAAIFALAAAFVDGFTLRNGFWSAFFGSIALSIVNWACFNLLGQAGLL, encoded by the coding sequence ATGTGGGGTTTACTCATTACTTGGATTGTCACCAGTATTAGCTTGTTTATTGTGTCGCGTCTCTCATTTTTGGGGGTAGAAATTGACAAGTTCTCAACTGCTCTGTGGTCGGCGATTGTCTTTGGTCTGCTCAATGCCACCCTTGGTGCAGTGCTCAAGTTTGTAACGTTCCCCTTTATTTTTCTCACGTTTGGCTTAGTTGCCTTGATCATTAATGCAGCCATTTTTGCCCTTGCCGCTGCCTTTGTGGATGGATTTACCCTCCGCAATGGTTTTTGGAGTGCCTTTTTTGGCTCGATTGCGCTCAGTATCGTCAACTGGGCTTGTTTTAATCTCCTCGGTCAGGCAGGCTTGCTTTAG
- a CDS encoding site-2 protease family protein, whose amino-acid sequence MGQGWQVGRVFGIPLYIDRSWFLVILLFAFLNGSDWQDTYPQWGALVWLMGLVVSLLLFASVLLHELGHSLVARSQGITVRSITLFLFGGVAAIERESNTPAQAFQVAIAGPLVSFALFVLLQGGAVLLPGDSPLHELLRYLANINFVLGVFNLLPGLPLDGGQVLKAAVWKLTGNRFQGMRWAARSGQLLGWLAISFGLFVTLLGTGNGLWLGLLGWFALQNATLYNRLSQLQEALVTLTAADAMTRDFRVIEGTLSLREFADRYLLLADRQPIAYFVATDGRYCGYLDPQALNHVERSRWEVTPVAELAVPLRAIATVKESDSLAKTVCTLEEQQQRFITVLTPADAVAGVIDRGDVLLALAQRLHWQLAKQDIQRLKQEKHYPPELQLLELARTALQFQGSNSGTILSSQSR is encoded by the coding sequence ATGGGACAAGGTTGGCAAGTGGGGCGTGTCTTTGGCATTCCCCTGTATATTGATCGCTCGTGGTTTCTGGTGATTCTGCTATTTGCTTTTCTTAATGGCAGTGACTGGCAGGACACGTACCCGCAGTGGGGAGCATTGGTATGGCTGATGGGATTGGTGGTTTCCCTGCTGTTGTTTGCCTCAGTATTACTCCATGAATTGGGGCATAGTCTAGTGGCGCGCTCCCAAGGAATTACGGTACGCTCAATTACCCTCTTTCTCTTTGGTGGTGTGGCAGCCATTGAACGGGAATCCAATACTCCTGCTCAAGCCTTTCAGGTGGCGATCGCAGGGCCTTTGGTGAGTTTTGCCCTTTTTGTCCTGCTACAGGGGGGAGCTGTCCTACTGCCGGGAGATTCTCCCCTCCATGAACTGTTGCGCTATCTGGCGAACATCAACTTTGTCTTGGGGGTCTTTAACCTCTTACCTGGACTTCCCCTCGATGGTGGCCAAGTCCTCAAAGCAGCGGTTTGGAAATTGACCGGCAATCGCTTTCAGGGGATGCGCTGGGCAGCGCGATCGGGACAATTGTTGGGCTGGTTGGCGATTAGTTTTGGGCTATTTGTAACACTCCTTGGCACTGGCAATGGCCTCTGGTTGGGTCTATTGGGGTGGTTTGCCCTGCAAAATGCCACACTCTACAATCGCCTTAGCCAACTCCAAGAAGCATTGGTGACTCTGACGGCGGCTGATGCCATGACACGGGATTTTCGGGTAATTGAGGGAACTTTATCGCTGCGGGAGTTTGCCGATCGCTATCTTCTACTGGCCGATCGCCAGCCCATAGCCTACTTTGTCGCCACTGATGGCCGCTATTGCGGCTATTTAGATCCCCAGGCCCTGAACCATGTGGAGCGCAGCCGTTGGGAAGTAACGCCAGTGGCAGAATTGGCCGTACCCTTGCGGGCGATCGCCACCGTCAAAGAATCAGACTCTCTCGCCAAGACTGTTTGCACCCTCGAGGAACAACAACAACGCTTTATTACTGTTTTAACCCCTGCAGATGCCGTGGCGGGCGTTATTGATCGCGGTGATGTCCTCCTGGCGTTGGCCCAACGGTTGCACTGGCAACTGGCGAAACAGGACATTCAACGCCTCAAGCAAGAAAAGCACTATCCCCCAGAACTGCAATTATTGGAACTGGCACGCACTGCTCTGCAATTTCAGGGGAGCAATAGCGGGACGATACTTTCTTCACAAAGCCGCTAG
- the rplS gene encoding 50S ribosomal protein L19, with translation MNAQEIIRSIEAEQMKSDLPVIHVGDRVRVGVKIKEGDKERVQPYEGDVIAMRNTGINRTITVRRVFQGVGVERVFLLHSPRIDSIKVIQRGKVRRAKLYYLRDRMGKASRIKPRFDRPL, from the coding sequence ATGAACGCCCAAGAGATTATTCGCTCGATTGAAGCGGAGCAAATGAAGAGTGACTTGCCCGTGATTCATGTGGGCGATCGCGTTCGGGTTGGCGTCAAAATTAAAGAAGGCGATAAAGAGCGCGTCCAACCCTACGAAGGGGATGTGATCGCTATGCGCAACACGGGTATTAACCGCACCATCACCGTGCGCCGTGTCTTCCAAGGGGTGGGCGTTGAGCGGGTCTTTTTGCTGCATTCGCCACGAATTGATAGTATAAAAGTAATTCAGCGGGGTAAAGTCCGTCGGGCCAAGCTCTACTACCTGCGCGATCGTATGGGTAAAGCTTCGCGGATCAAACCACGGTTCGATCGCCCCCTGTAA
- a CDS encoding nucleoside triphosphate pyrophosphatase, producing MVPFVLASASPARRQLLQQIGIDPIIQPSHFDESVIQATTPTELVRLLARCKAETVAQCYSAPALILGCDSVLVLGGEIYGKPASPEMAIARWQHMRGQTGDLLTGHALIDLAQGRTCVEVESTQVVFADISDAEIAAYVASGEPLVCAGGFALDGRGGAFVEKIVGTPSNVIGLSLPLLRRMLLSLGYPLGDVQSKK from the coding sequence ATGGTGCCCTTTGTTCTTGCCTCGGCCTCCCCTGCCCGCCGCCAATTGCTGCAACAAATTGGCATTGATCCCATTATTCAGCCCAGTCACTTTGATGAGTCGGTGATTCAGGCAACAACGCCAACAGAACTGGTGCGCCTACTGGCACGGTGCAAGGCAGAAACGGTCGCTCAGTGTTATTCGGCCCCCGCCTTAATTTTGGGCTGTGACTCGGTGCTGGTGCTTGGCGGGGAAATTTACGGTAAACCGGCCTCACCAGAGATGGCGATCGCCCGCTGGCAACACATGCGCGGTCAAACGGGAGACCTACTGACAGGCCATGCTTTGATTGATTTGGCACAGGGTCGCACCTGTGTTGAAGTGGAATCCACCCAAGTTGTCTTTGCCGATATTAGCGATGCCGAAATTGCTGCCTATGTGGCCTCCGGTGAACCCCTTGTCTGTGCTGGCGGTTTTGCCCTCGATGGCCGCGGGGGTGCCTTTGTCGAGAAGATTGTCGGTACTCCCAGTAATGTAATTGGCTTGAGCTTGCCCCTCCTGCGGCGGATGCTACTGAGCTTGGGATATCCCCTTGGCGATGTGCAAAGCAAAAAATAG
- a CDS encoding long-chain fatty acid--CoA ligase: MTSTAYTYTPAGGLPQDAPLPDHFLPYKTLRSLPEMWPLLAQRHGDVVALDAPYEDPPTRITYSELYQRIQRFAAGLQALGVAAGDRVALFADNSPRWLIADQGSMMAGAINVVRSGTADAQELLYILRDSGATLLLIENLATLRKLQEPLVDTAVKTVVLLSGESPELAGFPLRLLNFGQVFTEGQYGTVRAVAITPADLATLMYTSGTTGQPKGVMVTHGGLLSQIVNLWAIVQPQVGDRILSILPIWHAYERVAEYFLFACGCSQTYTNLRHFKNDLKRCKPHYMIAVPRIWEGFYEGVQKQLRDSPATKRRLAQFFLRVGQQYILQRRLLTGLSLTNPHPSGWQKLVARVQTLLLKPLYELGEKRVYSKIREATGGEIKQIISGGGALAPHLDTFYEVINLEVLVGYGLTETAVVLTARRSWANLRGSAGRPIPDTAIKIVDPETKTPLEFGQKGLVMAKGPQVMRGYYNQPEATAKVLDAEGWFDTGDLGYLTPNGDLVLTGRQKDTIVLSNGENIEPQPIEDACVRSPYIDQIMLVGQDQKALGALIVPNLEALEEWVVARGYRLELPNRPAGAGSGEVVTLESKVIIDLYRQELLREVQNRPGYRPDDRIATFRFVLEPFTIENGLLTQTLKIRRHVVSDRYRDMINAMFE, encoded by the coding sequence ATGACGAGTACGGCCTACACCTACACTCCCGCCGGCGGGCTCCCCCAAGATGCGCCATTACCCGATCACTTTTTGCCCTACAAAACACTCCGCTCGCTGCCGGAAATGTGGCCCCTATTGGCGCAACGTCATGGGGATGTGGTGGCCCTTGATGCTCCCTACGAAGATCCCCCGACCCGCATTACCTACAGTGAGCTCTACCAACGCATTCAACGCTTTGCGGCGGGTCTCCAAGCTCTGGGTGTCGCTGCGGGCGATCGCGTGGCCCTATTTGCTGACAATAGCCCCCGCTGGCTCATTGCCGACCAAGGCAGTATGATGGCTGGTGCCATTAATGTGGTGCGCAGTGGTACCGCCGATGCTCAAGAACTGCTCTACATTTTGCGCGACAGTGGAGCCACCCTGCTGCTCATCGAAAACCTAGCCACCCTCCGCAAGCTGCAAGAGCCTCTGGTGGATACAGCAGTCAAAACAGTGGTGCTCCTGAGTGGAGAATCCCCTGAGTTGGCAGGTTTTCCCCTGCGGCTTTTGAACTTTGGTCAAGTCTTTACGGAAGGACAATATGGCACAGTGCGGGCGGTGGCTATTACCCCCGCTGACTTGGCAACCCTGATGTACACCTCCGGTACCACGGGTCAACCCAAGGGCGTAATGGTTACCCACGGGGGGCTACTGAGTCAAATTGTCAATCTCTGGGCAATTGTGCAACCGCAGGTGGGCGATCGCATCCTCAGTATCTTGCCCATTTGGCATGCCTATGAACGGGTGGCCGAGTACTTTCTCTTTGCCTGTGGCTGTAGCCAAACCTATACCAATCTCCGCCACTTCAAGAATGACCTGAAACGGTGTAAACCCCACTACATGATTGCCGTCCCCCGTATCTGGGAAGGCTTTTACGAAGGAGTACAAAAGCAACTGCGGGACAGTCCAGCTACAAAGCGGCGCCTTGCCCAGTTTTTCCTCAGGGTTGGCCAGCAATATATACTGCAACGGCGACTGCTCACGGGCCTGAGCCTGACCAACCCCCATCCCAGCGGCTGGCAGAAATTGGTGGCTCGCGTGCAAACCCTCCTCCTCAAGCCCCTCTACGAACTGGGGGAGAAGCGTGTTTATAGCAAAATTCGTGAAGCCACCGGCGGTGAGATTAAACAGATCATTAGTGGTGGCGGCGCCCTTGCTCCCCATTTGGACACCTTCTATGAAGTCATTAACCTAGAAGTCTTGGTGGGCTACGGTCTCACCGAAACGGCCGTAGTGCTAACCGCTCGCCGCTCTTGGGCCAATTTACGGGGATCTGCTGGCCGCCCAATTCCCGATACCGCCATTAAAATTGTTGACCCGGAAACCAAAACCCCCCTTGAGTTTGGCCAAAAAGGACTGGTGATGGCCAAAGGGCCACAGGTGATGCGCGGCTACTACAACCAGCCAGAGGCCACCGCTAAGGTGCTAGATGCTGAGGGGTGGTTTGACACTGGGGACTTGGGCTACCTCACCCCCAATGGAGATCTGGTGCTGACGGGACGGCAGAAGGACACGATTGTTCTCAGTAACGGCGAAAATATTGAACCGCAGCCCATCGAGGATGCCTGTGTCCGCAGCCCCTATATTGACCAGATTATGCTGGTGGGTCAAGATCAAAAGGCTCTTGGTGCCCTCATTGTGCCCAATTTAGAGGCGTTGGAGGAGTGGGTGGTTGCCAGGGGGTACCGACTGGAGTTGCCAAACCGACCGGCAGGAGCGGGCAGTGGTGAGGTGGTGACGCTGGAGAGCAAAGTCATTATTGATCTCTACCGTCAAGAACTGCTGCGGGAAGTGCAAAATCGCCCCGGCTATCGCCCAGATGATCGCATTGCCACGTTTCGCTTTGTCCTCGAACCCTTTACGATAGAGAATGGTCTTTTGACCCAAACCCTAAAAATTCGCCGTCATGTCGTGAGCGATCGCTACCGCGATATGATTAACGCCATGTTTGAGTAA
- a CDS encoding YlqD family protein, with product MTDPMDTKLLLRRQIMVKAIVTPEWKDDAQRQLQAQLNQVDAQIQQLDLQVQQVIDELRKSNEAADVVNARIQDVQGQANNQKAQLLQQKNLILQQLDQVQRLQMGQEVDQGQVDNFFYASKGDNLIQKMQVEILLRNGVIEEIRGTL from the coding sequence ATGACAGACCCTATGGATACTAAACTGCTCCTGCGGCGCCAGATTATGGTGAAAGCCATCGTCACTCCCGAGTGGAAAGACGACGCCCAAAGGCAGCTTCAGGCACAGCTCAATCAAGTGGATGCCCAAATTCAGCAGTTGGATCTGCAAGTGCAGCAAGTGATTGACGAACTGCGCAAAAGTAATGAAGCAGCGGATGTGGTCAATGCCCGTATTCAAGACGTTCAAGGGCAAGCCAACAACCAAAAGGCACAACTCCTACAGCAAAAAAATCTAATTCTTCAGCAATTGGATCAGGTGCAACGCCTGCAAATGGGTCAGGAAGTGGATCAAGGCCAGGTGGATAATTTCTTCTATGCCAGCAAAGGGGACAACCTGATTCAAAAGATGCAGGTGGAAATTCTCCTGCGCAATGGTGTCATCGAAGAAATTCGTGGCACGCTCTAG
- a CDS encoding dihydrolipoamide acetyltransferase family protein, translating into MIRELFMPALSSTMTEGKIVSWLKSPGDKVAKGETVLIVESDKADMDVESFYDGYLAVITVPAGEVAPVGSTIGLVAETEAEIAEAQAKAKSLGTATSSAPAPATSNGSGTAPAASTAAVAAGRVIASPRARKLAKEHKIDLKTLKGTGPNGRITAADVEALIGAPATPVTPVATSPAPIPTAPPATAAVVAQEDLVPLTTLQNAVVRNMVASLGIPDFHVAYTITTDALDRLYQQIKSKGVTMTALLAKAIALTLQKHPIMNAYYTEQGIQYRRDINIAVAVAMPGGGLITPVLKNADQIDIYSLSRTWKDLVERARAKQLQPAEYSTGTFSLSNLGMFGVDSFDAILTPGQGAIMAVGASRPTVVATEDGLLGVKRQMKVNITCDHRVIYGADAAAFLQDLAKLIETNPQALTL; encoded by the coding sequence ATGATTCGTGAACTGTTCATGCCCGCCCTCAGCTCCACCATGACCGAAGGGAAAATTGTCTCTTGGCTGAAATCTCCCGGGGATAAGGTGGCTAAAGGAGAAACCGTACTGATTGTGGAATCCGACAAGGCCGATATGGATGTGGAGTCCTTCTACGACGGCTATTTGGCAGTGATTACCGTACCTGCTGGCGAAGTGGCACCCGTCGGCTCCACGATTGGCCTGGTGGCAGAAACAGAAGCAGAAATTGCGGAGGCACAGGCAAAGGCCAAGTCCCTTGGGACGGCTACCAGTTCTGCTCCAGCTCCGGCCACGAGTAATGGCTCAGGAACGGCTCCTGCCGCCAGTACTGCTGCTGTAGCGGCTGGGCGAGTGATTGCCTCCCCCCGTGCCCGCAAATTGGCCAAGGAACACAAAATTGATTTGAAGACGCTCAAGGGAACTGGCCCCAATGGTCGGATTACGGCCGCCGATGTGGAAGCTTTGATTGGCGCGCCGGCAACCCCAGTGACACCGGTGGCAACGTCCCCTGCCCCTATCCCCACAGCCCCCCCTGCTACTGCTGCGGTGGTAGCTCAGGAGGATTTGGTGCCCCTGACAACGCTGCAAAATGCCGTTGTGCGCAATATGGTGGCCAGCCTTGGCATTCCCGATTTCCACGTAGCCTACACAATTACCACCGATGCTTTGGATCGCCTGTATCAGCAAATTAAGTCCAAAGGGGTAACAATGACGGCGCTCCTTGCCAAGGCGATCGCCCTGACATTGCAAAAACACCCAATTATGAATGCCTACTACACAGAGCAGGGGATTCAATACCGTCGTGATATTAACATTGCTGTTGCAGTGGCCATGCCGGGGGGTGGTCTGATTACACCGGTGCTGAAGAACGCCGATCAGATTGACATCTACAGCCTCTCGCGTACTTGGAAAGACTTGGTGGAACGGGCACGCGCCAAGCAACTGCAACCCGCTGAGTACAGCACGGGCACCTTTAGCCTCTCGAACCTCGGCATGTTTGGAGTTGACTCCTTTGATGCCATTCTCACGCCTGGTCAAGGGGCCATTATGGCGGTGGGGGCGTCGCGTCCCACGGTGGTTGCCACAGAGGATGGCCTGCTGGGGGTAAAACGGCAGATGAAGGTGAATATCACCTGTGATCACCGGGTGATCTATGGTGCTGATGCAGCCGCCTTCCTTCAGGATTTGGCAAAACTGATTGAAACCAATCCCCAAGCCCTGACGCTCTAA
- a CDS encoding energy-coupling factor ABC transporter ATP-binding protein: MTALLEIRDLHFGYGTTPSLLQGIDLRVAGGDRLGIIGDNGSGKTTLLLLCAAVLKPQRGTITCLGQSVVAGQFQPAVGVVLQHPADQLIGTTVAEDVAFDPENLGCSTLEVQQRVHQALAMTGTLHLANRVPHQLSGGEQRMVAIAGILAMQPKLILYDEPTAFLDQRSCRTLIEFLQTNATPGLVVSHDLAFLRAVCTQIFLLESGHLCPLGL; the protein is encoded by the coding sequence GTGACTGCCCTGCTGGAAATCAGGGATCTTCATTTTGGCTATGGGACAACCCCCTCACTACTCCAAGGGATTGATCTGAGGGTGGCGGGGGGCGATCGCCTGGGCATCATTGGTGACAATGGTTCTGGCAAAACCACACTCCTCCTTCTCTGTGCTGCTGTTCTCAAGCCCCAGCGGGGAACGATTACCTGCTTGGGGCAGTCAGTGGTGGCTGGACAGTTTCAACCAGCAGTGGGCGTCGTGCTGCAGCATCCAGCGGATCAGTTAATTGGGACTACTGTCGCTGAGGATGTCGCCTTTGACCCTGAGAATTTAGGTTGTTCAACCCTAGAAGTCCAGCAGCGAGTGCATCAAGCCTTGGCGATGACCGGAACTTTGCATTTGGCCAATCGCGTGCCCCATCAACTGTCGGGGGGAGAACAACGCATGGTGGCGATCGCCGGCATTTTGGCCATGCAGCCCAAGCTCATCCTCTACGATGAACCCACTGCCTTTTTAGACCAACGGAGTTGCCGCACCTTGATTGAGTTTCTGCAAACCAATGCCACTCCCGGTCTAGTTGTCAGCCATGACCTTGCGTTTTTACGCGCCGTCTGTACACAGATTTTTCTCCTTGAGTCAGGACATCTGTGTCCCCTAGGGTTGTAG
- a CDS encoding glycoside hydrolase family 10 protein — MLRRRIWLWFILFCWSLSWTIWPVQAQNPRFIRGVWLTKNDFPILRDRPRLVAALNDLQRLNFNTLYPVVWNSGYVSFPSATARNLGIQPFVLRGIQGYDILAELTQQAHCRNLLVIPWFEFGFMVPETSELALAHPDWLTQAINGQTTRLTAAGEVAWMNPFHPQVQEFLTNIVLEVLRQYPVDGVQFDDHLSLPVEFGYDDYTRALYQQETQKPVPDNPRDPDWMRWRADKLTGFVQTLRQRVKQEFPNAIFSLSPTTLPTAYQTFLQDWPQWVALGLLDEVIVQVYRYNLSSFVQQVTQPEILQAQAKVPTAVGVLTGLRTNPVPIELVDAKVQAALRAGLGVSFFSFETLWERGPDPRDRRQSRILFHFRQPLPRRLFSQTCPRT, encoded by the coding sequence ATGCTGCGTCGTCGCATTTGGTTGTGGTTCATTCTCTTCTGTTGGAGCTTGTCTTGGACGATTTGGCCCGTACAAGCACAAAACCCAAGGTTCATTCGTGGGGTTTGGCTGACCAAGAATGATTTCCCAATCCTGCGCGATCGCCCGCGGTTGGTGGCAGCCCTCAATGATCTACAGCGACTGAACTTCAATACCCTTTACCCCGTTGTCTGGAACTCCGGCTATGTCAGTTTCCCCAGTGCCACTGCCAGGAATCTAGGAATCCAGCCCTTTGTTCTCCGTGGGATTCAGGGATATGACATTCTTGCCGAACTCACCCAGCAGGCACACTGCCGCAATCTGTTGGTCATTCCCTGGTTTGAATTTGGCTTTATGGTGCCAGAAACCTCAGAACTCGCCCTTGCTCATCCAGACTGGCTCACCCAGGCTATCAACGGTCAGACCACTCGCTTAACGGCGGCCGGGGAAGTGGCCTGGATGAATCCCTTTCATCCACAAGTACAAGAATTTCTCACCAATATTGTCCTTGAGGTACTGCGGCAATACCCGGTGGATGGTGTGCAGTTTGATGATCACCTCAGCCTGCCCGTGGAATTTGGCTACGACGACTACACCCGTGCCCTCTATCAGCAGGAAACCCAAAAGCCCGTTCCCGACAATCCCCGTGATCCGGACTGGATGCGCTGGCGTGCTGACAAACTCACTGGCTTTGTGCAAACGTTGCGGCAGCGAGTAAAGCAGGAATTTCCCAATGCCATTTTTTCCCTCTCGCCGACCACATTGCCAACCGCCTACCAAACCTTTCTCCAGGATTGGCCCCAGTGGGTTGCCCTTGGACTCCTCGATGAAGTGATTGTGCAAGTGTATCGCTACAATCTCTCCAGCTTTGTGCAGCAGGTGACTCAGCCGGAGATACTCCAGGCCCAAGCTAAAGTTCCGACTGCCGTTGGTGTGCTCACGGGGCTCCGTACTAACCCTGTGCCCATTGAACTAGTGGATGCCAAGGTACAGGCTGCCCTGCGAGCCGGGTTAGGAGTGTCCTTTTTCTCCTTTGAAACCCTGTGGGAACGGGGACCGGATCCCCGCGATCGCCGCCAAAGTCGCATCCTCTTTCATTTTCGCCAGCCCCTGCCACGGCGACTCTTTAGCCAAACTTGTCCAAGAACCTAG
- the ilvB gene encoding biosynthetic-type acetolactate synthase large subunit: MQATGAYILIDSLCRHGVKHIFGYPGGAILPIYDELYRAESKGIIQHILVRHEQGAAHAADGYARATGQVGVCFGTSGPGATNLVTGIATAHMDSIPLLVITGQVPRSAIGTDAFQETDIFGITLPIVKHSYVVRAAKDMARIIAEAIYIATTGRPGPVLVDIPKDVGLEVCEYQPVEPGQVKLRGYRPTIRGNARQIAQAVQLLREAKRPLLYVGGGAITAGAHEEVLKLAELFQIPVTTTLMGKGAFPESHPLSVGMLGMHGTAYANFAVSECDLLIAVGARFDDRVTGKLDEFASRAKVIHIDIDPAEVGKNRVPDVPIVGSVKPVLQQLLKHIEDSGQAVEAQTQAWLERINIWKQDYPLIVPQPSGELSPQEVIVAFGRHAPDAYYTTDVGQHQMWAAQFLKNGPRRWISSAGLGTMGFGMPAAMGVKVALPDQQVICISGDASFQMNSQELATLAQYGIAVKTVIINNFWQGMVRQWQQAFYEERYSHSNMAKGMPDFVKLAEAYGVKGLRLSDRQDLDAIVQEVLAYDGPVLLDAHVTRDENCYPMVAPGKPNSQMLGLPERKVLEKAAELVYCANCGAKTISTHRFCPECGSKL; encoded by the coding sequence GTGCAAGCAACCGGAGCATACATTCTGATTGATAGCCTATGCCGTCACGGCGTTAAGCATATTTTTGGATATCCTGGTGGAGCCATTTTACCCATCTATGATGAACTCTACCGTGCTGAGTCCAAGGGAATCATTCAGCACATTCTGGTGCGCCACGAACAGGGGGCAGCCCATGCCGCTGACGGCTATGCACGTGCCACAGGTCAAGTGGGGGTGTGTTTTGGGACTTCAGGGCCAGGGGCGACGAACTTAGTGACAGGCATTGCCACAGCCCACATGGATTCAATTCCGCTACTGGTGATCACAGGTCAGGTGCCTCGCTCTGCCATTGGCACGGATGCTTTTCAGGAAACAGATATTTTTGGCATTACCCTGCCCATTGTTAAGCACTCCTACGTGGTGCGTGCAGCCAAGGACATGGCACGGATCATTGCTGAGGCCATTTACATTGCCACCACCGGTCGGCCCGGGCCTGTGCTTGTGGATATTCCCAAGGATGTGGGGTTAGAGGTCTGTGAGTATCAGCCCGTCGAGCCAGGGCAGGTCAAGCTGCGCGGCTATCGCCCCACGATTCGCGGCAATGCCCGTCAAATTGCCCAAGCGGTTCAACTCCTGCGGGAGGCCAAGCGACCCTTGCTTTATGTGGGGGGCGGCGCAATTACAGCGGGGGCCCACGAGGAGGTACTCAAGTTAGCCGAGCTCTTTCAGATTCCGGTGACCACAACCCTCATGGGGAAAGGGGCCTTTCCTGAGTCCCATCCCCTCTCTGTGGGGATGTTGGGGATGCATGGCACCGCCTATGCCAACTTTGCCGTCAGTGAATGTGATCTGCTGATTGCGGTGGGGGCACGCTTTGACGATCGCGTGACCGGTAAGCTGGATGAATTTGCCTCCCGCGCTAAAGTTATTCACATTGACATTGATCCGGCTGAGGTGGGCAAAAACCGTGTGCCCGATGTGCCGATTGTGGGCAGCGTCAAACCTGTTCTGCAGCAGCTCCTCAAGCACATTGAAGACAGTGGTCAAGCCGTTGAAGCTCAGACCCAAGCTTGGTTAGAGCGTATCAATATCTGGAAACAGGATTATCCGCTCATTGTTCCCCAACCCAGTGGTGAACTCTCACCGCAGGAGGTAATTGTGGCTTTTGGCCGTCACGCCCCCGATGCCTATTACACCACCGATGTGGGTCAGCACCAGATGTGGGCAGCGCAATTCCTAAAAAATGGCCCTCGGCGTTGGATCTCCAGTGCTGGCTTGGGCACAATGGGCTTTGGTATGCCTGCGGCTATGGGAGTCAAAGTGGCCTTGCCCGATCAACAGGTGATTTGTATTAGTGGCGATGCCAGTTTCCAGATGAATTCCCAAGAGCTGGCCACCCTGGCTCAGTACGGTATTGCTGTCAAGACTGTCATTATTAACAATTTTTGGCAAGGAATGGTGCGGCAATGGCAGCAGGCCTTTTACGAGGAGCGTTATTCCCATTCCAATATGGCCAAGGGAATGCCCGATTTTGTGAAATTGGCCGAGGCCTATGGGGTTAAGGGGTTACGGCTGAGCGATCGCCAGGATTTGGATGCCATTGTCCAAGAGGTTTTGGCCTACGATGGGCCAGTGCTGCTGGATGCCCATGTCACCCGCGATGAAAACTGCTACCCAATGGTTGCCCCCGGCAAGCCGAACTCTCAAATGCTGGGCCTACCGGAGCGCAAGGTTCTGGAAAAGGCCGCTGAACTGGTCTACTGTGCCAATTGTGGCGCCAAAACCATTTCAACCCATCGCTTTTGTCCAGAGTGTGGCAGCAAGCTCTAG
- the accB gene encoding acetyl-CoA carboxylase biotin carboxyl carrier protein yields the protein MDVELDLNQVRELLLMFDQTSVTELNLKSGELELQLRKREHISGSTPVVVAPAPASTLTPTPAPPPAVTPDPEPTPPPANRKTIDIVAPMVGTFYRAPAPDEPPFVEVGDTVKKGQVVCIIEAMKLMNEIEAEVNGQVVEILVQNAEPIEYGQTLMRILPN from the coding sequence ATGGATGTGGAGCTTGACCTCAATCAAGTACGCGAACTGCTACTAATGTTTGACCAAACCAGCGTCACCGAACTCAACCTCAAGAGTGGCGAACTAGAACTTCAACTCCGCAAGCGTGAGCACATCAGTGGCAGCACCCCCGTGGTTGTGGCTCCAGCTCCGGCATCAACCCTCACACCCACCCCGGCGCCCCCGCCAGCCGTTACCCCTGATCCGGAACCAACGCCACCCCCTGCCAATCGCAAAACCATAGATATTGTGGCGCCAATGGTAGGAACCTTTTATCGTGCCCCTGCCCCCGATGAACCCCCCTTTGTTGAAGTGGGTGACACAGTCAAAAAAGGCCAAGTGGTTTGCATCATTGAAGCCATGAAGCTGATGAACGAAATTGAAGCCGAAGTCAACGGCCAAGTCGTGGAAATTCTGGTGCAAAATGCTGAACCAATTGAGTATGGCCAAACGTTAATGCGCATTTTACCTAACTAA